One Mya arenaria isolate MELC-2E11 chromosome 7, ASM2691426v1 genomic window carries:
- the LOC128239851 gene encoding cholecystokinin receptor type A-like gives MVGSANDIGYLSSPTRNISTFGYKLEQQPIMKPPDIWDAYSLPGNQSALLMAQFNTVVNATMISSEEVIKQMNASQFHILLPSLVLVCVLLVLGIPGNLIAVLVYAMKMKRSTAGYFIMTLAISDLINCVVSLPVEIALIADFWTFDYPLLCKFSRYMSAAMNNTSSFILAAIAVERFRSICLPLRPKCSNLRAKVACAVIVLCAICSAIPMIICYGTFTHNQTVNDLNITIQLKTCLVDDAVVNTGYPLFILIYFFVGHLTVFMILGVLYSCIAYRLIKGIEFSDNKNGLLQRQGSAYSMTSYTAHFTTKTTRQLSLESDAGNSLRPKCQLVRTQSTNSNFEMNMTRRHGGQAFRTRRLTCMLFLVASVFEISFIPYLVIVSIRNHHPDYFSQLPLFGQMVYQFFLRFYLINCAVNPIIYCFYNQNFRHGVKRLFRSIRDTLQGSDS, from the coding sequence atggttGGATCAGCGAATGACATTGGATATCTGTCATCGCCTACACGGAATATATCGACATTCGGTTACAAATTGGAACAGCAGCCAATTATGAAACCACCAGACATTTGGGACGCGTATTCCCTTCCCGGCAACCAAAGCGCGCTACTGATGGCGCAGTTTAATACCGTTGTGAATGCAACTATGATTAGCAGTGAGGAAgtaattaaacaaatgaatgcCTCGCAATTCCACATACTCCTGCCTTCCTTGGTTCTAGTATGTGTTTTACTTGTGCTTGGAATACCAGGAAACCTAATCGCCGTGTTGGTGTATGCgatgaaaatgaaaagaagCACCGCTGGTTATTTCATAATGACGCTTGCAATAAGTGATCTGATCAACTGTGTTGTAAGCCTTCCAGTGGAGATAGCTCTTATCGCTGACTTCTGGACGTTTGACTACCCGCTCTTGTGCAAGTTCTCGCGATATATGTCCGCAGCAATGAACAATACCTCCTCCTTTATATTAGCTGCAATTGCGGTGGAGCGCTTTCGTTCAATCTGTTTACCCTTAAGACCAAAGTGCTCCAATTTACGGGCAAAGGTAGCATGTGCTGTGATAGTTTTGTGTGCAATCTGTTCTGCAATTCCTATGATAATCTGTTACGGAACCTTTACCCACAATCAGACCGTTAATGATTTGAATATTACTATTCAGTTAAAAACATGCCTAGTTGACGATGCAGTTGTTAATACAGGTTATCCtcttttcattttgatatatttctttgtcgGACATTTAACCGTATTTATGATATTGGGTGTGTTGTATTCCTGCATTGCTTATAGGCTTATCAAAGGTATTGAATTCTCTGACAACAAGAACGGATTACTGCAACGTCAAGGGAGTGCGTACTCTATGACGTCATACACAGCCCACTTTACAACGAAAACAACGCGTCAGCTGTCTTTAGAAAGTGACGCCGGGAATTCGTTAAGACCGAAATGTCAGCTCGTCCGGACACAAAGCACAAACTCGAACTTTGAAATGAATATGACGCGTCGCCATGGTGGCCAAGCGTTCAGAACGAGGCGTCTGACATGTATGCTGTTTTTAGTAGCATCTGTGTTTGAAATAAGTTTCATCCCGTATCTGGTTATCGTCAGTATTCGAAATCACCATCCGGACTACTTTAGTCAATTACCACTTTTTGGACAGATGGTGTACCAGTTCTTTCTGCGGTTCTATCTCATCAATTGTGCTGTTAATcccattatttattgtttttacaatcagAACTTCAGACACGGCGTTAAACGATTATTCCGGAGTATTAGAGACACACTTCAAGGTTCAGATAGTTAA